Genomic window (Helianthus annuus cultivar XRQ/B chromosome 3, HanXRQr2.0-SUNRISE, whole genome shotgun sequence):
GCAGATATGTTTTGGCCTTGTAATAACGCGATTTGCAGATCTGTTTTTGAAACCCAAGTCTTGAATACTAGTAGGTCCTAAAGTTATGAAATTTTTGTAATTAACAACAGCCacattaaagtgcttaataagatTCTTGTGTAATGTAGCAGATATAGGTTTAGGGTTACTGTTTATTGGATTTGGATTCATAGAAAggaactcaaaaaaaaaaaaaaaaatttggttaaTTTAAGATgagtttaaagtttaaacaggTGTCAATCATCTATAAATCATACATGCACCTCCTTCTATATGAAAGTGAGAACCTGAGCTTTTTTTTGTGTTGATGCACTTCAAATTCGTGCCTTGAAGCTGGAACATGTACTTCTGGATTTTTGATTAGGAAAGCGAGGGAATTGTTCCTTTTAATATCAATTCAAGATAAAGCTAGAACATGTCATCAAACCTCTAAATCATTTCCGAGAGAGagatgaagagagagaaagagagatttGGGTTTGTTCTCCGGCGACTGTGAGTTTCCGGCGACAGTTACGGAGAAGAGGGGTTGGGGTGGGGTGGGCCCCACTtgaatttataaataataaattgatTTTGGTAATGTTTTAATTTATTATGTTTTATATCAAGGGCATTTAGGCCATTTCACACCCATCCATCCGCTTTATGGACTATACGAGAACGAAtgtgcaaaagttggggactatagctgtaattttagaaagttagggactaaaggtgaaaacaGAACAAATCACAGGAACTATGCAAGCATTTTTCTCATATTATAATTTGCAAGAAAAAGGATAATTACAATTAACGTAAAATCAATTTATTCAAAAATTTGAAATAATAACTACTTCACATACTTATCAAAATTTGAAATAATCATCACTTTTAAATTTGAAGTTTATCTAATATGCTACAAACGTGAATAGTACATAGATTATCATAGCTACTAAACTATTACCATAACTTTTTTTATATAACATATGTACATGTATTATTAtgatattaataataaataatgaaatataaatataatgttatatttatGAATAGAAATTAAAATGCCCAAAATTATATAAGGCCCTAAATATATTTTTCGCGCTGATTGTATTTTGGCGCTATACCCTCTCCTTCTCTTTCGCTGCTTCTATACTGGTGGACGGAGTGGTGGTTTTAGGCGGTTTCCCTCTTTGTTTCAGAGCGACGATTTGGAGCAACAATTCAAAGTTCGATCCAAACCGGTAAATTGTCATTTATTCCCTTTGCCAAGATATAAATCTCCATACTTTAATCAATCATATCTAAGATTCGAGTTCACTAGCTAGGGCTGAGGACTGTGCGACTGCTACTAGTGATTTTCGGCCATCAGTAGACTCCGAGTTGGTGGTTTTTGGCGGTGCTTCTTTACAACAGGTATGAATTGAACCCATCTTATTAAATCAATTGTCATTCCCGTTTGAGAATTATATTGGCTTAATTTTAATGCGACATCTATCTGTTGATTTTGTTGTTGTTATGAATTACGAAACACATAAAGGACTTTATTTTTGCTATCTGTATATGTTATTATTGATGATAATCTAACTGCTACTTGATTAGAATCATCCATCTCTGGAAACATGTTGTGCACTTTATTCTTTTTTTCTCTTCACTGTCTTGTTTTGCCATTTTGATAAGAGTTGTAttctaaggctatagggtgtggttggAGCCACATGGGGCTTTATCAAGTCCACGTAGGATCCACGTAGATCCATGTCAGCCATGGAGCCCCCCTTTAATTTGTAGGGTGTGGATAAagccccctattaaacaaaattaaaaaaaaaaaaatttgattggtTTACAAGTTGTGGACCCCACCTGATAAAGCCCTTCGAGCTCGTTACCATGGTGGCAATGGTTCAATAGCGCCCCGGCATAGCGCCGGGGGTGTGGAACGATGGTGGGGGTGGGGTGCTATAGGTGGCCAGCTGGGTTGGGTGAcgcccccacaccctccagcctaatgCACCCTTGTGTTGATTATCATTCTTTAAATTAAAGTGTAGTGCATTTGCTCAAGTCTTGGTTTTCCTTTGTAGACACAATAGCTATCAAGTGATCACTTGATCTAACTTCTTTTTGAGATCCTTCTTCATCATCTCTCACAAAAGCCAACACACGAACAAGCTACTAGCTTGTACACATTATATAAAGTCTTGTATATGTTGTCTTTAGTCTTCCAATGTCACATTGCTATCAATTCTTTGTGCTTTGGAGTTTTTTTTTATCAGGAACCTTTACAGCAATTAATCACGGATACGACTTCCACATCCCCTATGCCACCATTTTTCCAAGATCCTCAGATGCAAGTGTACTCTCACCATCACTTTCTTTGCTAAAATATATCTTCTTGTATGATTTTAGAGAGCTTGCATTAGCCGATACACCAGATGTATTGACTCTGGTCTACACACACATTCTTGATCATCAACCCTGTCATGTTGAGAAACTACATACTGAACCTTGGAATTTTTGCTGGTACTACCATCAACAAGATCGGTCTCAATCTCATCATTGCTATCTTTTTGTCACCTGATATTCTTGATGATAGGGACGATACAACGTTACAAAATTTGCCACGTGATATCCTTGATGATGGCGACAATGGTAATCGATATAAATTACTAATTTTTTTATCAGTATCATTTTATTAATCATCATTTTTAACTTCTTAGATGACGATGCTGGTGACGATGGTGACTATGACAATGGTGATGATGGCTACAATGGTGATGGTGGCAACGACGACGGTGACGACTTTGAGGGTGGTGGTGACGACTTTGAGGGTGGTGGTGACGACTTTGAGGGTGGTGGTGACGACTTAGAGGGTGGTGGTGAAGGTGATGGGAGACAATTCATACAAAGCAACGGGAAAAAGTATGTTTTTAGTTTTAAGATTTTAATGTATATTGTTTATTGATGTTATAACTAGTATTGGTAGTAGGGTTGTGCAACGGTTCTGAACCGGACCCAACCGAACCAGGAATCGTTACATGCTAAATATAAGAACCAGATCGTTTAAAAACCGGTTCGGTTCGGAACCGGGTTAAACGGTTATGGTGTAAACGGCTCTTGTCAAAAAACTAATCTCAAAAttaacaattaaataaaaaacaatcaaACCATTCAAAACATATAACTGAATGCCTTATGTTTGGTGTGTGTCGTTTTCTCTAAAATCCATGAATTCTATGTAAAGATCAAGTCAAAAGAGGACACAAGGTTTTAAAACGATGCTGCAGAATTTAAAACTGACTTTAAGAGGCCATATCTCGCTCATTTCAAAACCTTTTTGAGGGGGTTTTAGCCTAAAATGTAGTACCTTGAGCGGGTTATTCACCCAGAAAGTTTCGTAATTTTTTAATACCATTTGAGCCCCGAAAAACCGTTTCCAAAACTGAATGTCAAAGCTGCCAGCTTTGGATTTGCGTCAAAACAGCCAGCTCTTGACAGATTGTGCATTCATTTTAAGGTCTACAAGGAAGCCTCATACTGTATACTATATTTACCTATATTCATGCGGGTAAACTATGATCTGTTTTGTATGTTTTATCATATATACTATACTCattctcaaatatcttttcaaTATTGTAGGTTTGTAGACCCAAAGGTACATATACGTGTAAAGGAAATACTTGAACAATGTCTTAATGGAGATTGGGTCACGTTTAAAAAGATCCCCCAAAACATAAAGACACGCATGTTTGACCGCTTCCGGGTAATTTATCAATTATTTATTTGTATATGTTAtgattatatgtattatttattgcaattttatttttatttttgtagaCTACGTATAGATGGGATCCAAAAGCACACCAGAGCATACGTAATTCATTTATTTACGTGCTCAAGGATTGATTAAGAGGCATAATGAGCGATATGAGGAAAAGTTCTAAAAAGACAGCCTTAAACGCGAGGGAACATATTCCCGATGAAGGATACAATTTTGAGATACAATGCAAATATCCGCCCGATAGAGTGCCTCGTAGGAAATGGGAATGTATGTGTATGGTAAGggttttaataatttaaattctTTTGTCTTCATTATttttatgtattatatatatatattaccacTATAGTCTTGGAACACTGAAGATGGAAAAAGAAGTACAAAGCAGGGAGAGAAAACCGCAAGAATGACTTATGTCGTCATACAGACGGGTCAATGGGGTATGACGAACACCGCCGCAACTTGGTAAGCTAtgcataattattacttttagaGACCAATATGAACACTTAAAACTTATAAATTACTACTTTTTTATGTAGGAaaaaaataaagggtaaaaaggttGGATTCGCGGAAGTATTACTTCATACCCATACCACCAAAGAGTGTAAAAAGAGATTACATGATGGGGAGATCAATGCAAATGACTATGATAAGTTAGAGTTTGTTACTGATCGTTCAAAACGTTCATATGTAAGTTATCTTTTATCATTTCTTATAACTATTGTATCAACTTTTATTACAATATCAAGCAATTTGTTTTGATAAACTGTAGGTCTCCTACATGAAAAAACTTGAAAGGGTGTATGGGAACACAGATTGCGATGATATGGAAGTGTGGGAGAGTTTGCATCCCGAGTGTCAGGGCTGCCAGTTGTTCGGGGTGGGATATTCTAATCCACATTTTGTGCTGACTGGAACAACATCTTCCATAGCTAGTATTCCAGATACCCGACAATCACATGAGGTATTGTTACTATTATGATTGTTTAGACAATGTTTCCGGGCTAGTCGTACCGGTTTAGGGAACCATTGTTTTTTAGACATCGCAAAGAATGTATCTGCATGCATGTGTGTGTTCTAAATAATATATGTAATTGTGTGTAAGAATGAATGTTGTATGTGTGTTTTGAATAAATGTATACTAGATATAATACTGTTTAAAATATACGAAGTGGGGATGGTTGTAAACAGAAATTTATGGATCATATAGGTTTTTAAGCTTTAATCGATTTGAGTAACAATGTTAGGTAGGGAGATCAAGTTTTCATTGATGAGGGTGTTTTTCACATTTAGGCTATTCCATGGAATGTTTTATCTTTTACAGTTTTTTATATTCAGGTTGTTCCTTAGATTCCTTAGTACATAATTGTGACAAAATATTGAATATGGGCTATTTGTAGGTCATATGATGGTAGATTATATTAAGCAATCTTCTGTTTTTATAAGCCCTTCTTGAGTTGTGGTAAATGGTTAACCTGTTGCTTATGTATATTCATCATTTATTTTCTATTTTATGATAAAAATGGGTAGGTGATCACAAAGATTTGTTGTTGATATTTAATTGTATATattatgtatgtgtatatataaatgCATTTTCttgttatatatatgtgtgtgtatatacatgtaTGAATGTATCTGACTAtatcgtgtgtgtgtgttatcTGATATATACTTGTATGTTTGTGTGGGTCATTTTTGGGATTGACCCGTTACTTGTTAATATGTATTAATTATATTCGTTTTGGCAAACTTTAGCTCTAAAAAATTCAAGCAGAACTAGAAAAGGAACGAGAGGCTCGACAAAACATAGAAGTCCGTTTTGAACAATTTGAATAAGAGCGGCAACAAGAAAGGGTTGAACGTGAACCAGAACGGGAACAAGAACGTGTTGAACGTGAACGAGAGCGGACCGAACATGCTCGATGGCAAAAAAACATGGAAGCAAAGTTTAATAAATTCggaaaaaagatttttttttttttttttgtatgttaaAGATCGTGttagttttgttacaaaaacatgtgttttgtttttttattctaAGATTATAAACATGTTTTTCTGTGGAATCTTTTAGGATTTTCTGCAATATATTTAAAAGATTtcgttttttaattttttattttaaaataaataataatttgatttataaaataatGGGAATTTTGTTAGAAAGTTTAAAggaacttattttattatttataaccgTGGGAAATTTATCACAGAGTAAATTTAAAATCCGTGGGAAATTTGTCACATGGTAGATTTAAAACCGTGGGAATTTTGTCACAAACTTCAAAAAATGATTGTTAGAAGCGTGGAACATTTATTTCAAAACCGTGGGAATTTTGTCGCC
Coding sequences:
- the LOC110922568 gene encoding uncharacterized protein LOC110922568 isoform X1, giving the protein MSDMRKSSKKTALNAREHIPDEGYNFEIQCKYPPDRVPRRKWECMCMSWNTEDGKRSTKQGEKTARMTYVVIQTGQWGMTNTAATWKKIKGKKVGFAEVLLHTHTTKECKKRLHDGEINANDYDKLEFVTDRSKRSYVSYMKKLERVYGNTDCDDMEVWESLHPECQGCQLFGVGYSNPHFVLTGTTSSIASIPDTRQSHEL
- the LOC110922568 gene encoding nacrein-like protein M isoform X2 translates to MLRNYILNLGIFAGTTINKIGLNLIIAIFLSPDILDDRDDTTLQNLPRDILDDGDNDDDAGDDGDYDNGDDGYNGDGGNDDGDDFEGGGDDFEGGGDDFEGGGDDLEGGGEGDGRQFIQSNGKKFVDPKVHIRVKEILEQCLNGDWVTFKKIPQNIKTRMFDRFRTTYRWDPKAHQSIRNSFIYVLKD